In the Nicotiana tabacum cultivar K326 chromosome 16, ASM71507v2, whole genome shotgun sequence genome, one interval contains:
- the LOC107793250 gene encoding uncharacterized protein LOC107793250: MLARIIGIRVYGVKNLHIFSIYTFRFLHANTTITTTSTHFLVDFLVNSLGFSREEAVTTSNKVTRSKPPKNPDFVINFFEKNGFDNTQIKNIVSKSPKVLFSNVDKTLKPKLEILQEIGFSGSDLVKFANANIHIFDRGVDTFLRPSLEYLRTLLGSDEDVVKVIKKTSWLLSSNAPKIMAPNVLLLQNIGFSDLKLRKFILHHPRTMMRKTEWLEDVVHRVETDFGIPRESAMFVHGISAVSSFSKSTLAEKVDVYRSFGWSDAHINTMARKLPFCFCLSEAKIRKQLTFLMKEVGCTSEYLASRPKLLMYSLEKRVIPRYKVLKILHGKRLNSGLGLYSAACMTPSTFMKEVVLPYKDKLPLLYGSCMKSVQ, translated from the coding sequence atgTTAGCTCGAATAATTGGGATTCGTGTCTATGGAGTCAAGAATCTACACATTTTCTCCATTTACACCTTCAGATTTCTCCATGCTAATACTACTATTACTACTACATCAACCCATTTCTTAGTGGACTTTCTTGTTAATTCTCTCGGGTTTTCAAGAGAAGAAGCAGTCACTACAAGCAACAAGGTAACCCGCTCGAAACCCCCAAAAAACCCAGATTTTGTTATCaatttctttgaaaaaaatgGTTTCGATAATACCCAAATTAAGAACATTGTCTCCAAGTCCCCTAAAGTACTCTTCTCTAATGTAGACAAAACCCTAAAACCAAAACTCGAGATTTTACAAGAAATTGGTTTTTCTGGATCTGACTTAGTTAAGTTTGCAAATGcaaatattcatatttttgatagAGGTGTAGATACTTTTCTTAGACCTTCACTTGAATACCTTAGAACTTTATTGGGTAGTGATGAAGATGTTGTTAAGGTTATAAAAAAAACTTCTTGGTTACTTAGTTCTAATGCTCCCAAGATAATGGCACCTAATGTATTGTTGCTGCAAAATATTGGGTTTTCGGATTTGAAACTTAGGAAGTTTATATTGCACCACCCAAGAACTATGATGCGGAAAACTGAATGGCTTGAGGATGTTGTTCATAGAGTAGAAACGGACTTTGGAATCCCTCGTGAATCGGCTATGTTTGTCCATGGAATTAGTGCCGTTAGTTCCTTTAGTAAGTCAACTCTGGCAGAGAAGGTTGATGTTTATAGGAGTTTTGGTTGGTCTGATGCGCATATCAATACCATGGCAAGAAAATTACCTTTTTGTTTCTGCTTATCGGAGGCCAAAATCCGTAAACAATTAACTTTTCTCATGAAGGAAGTTGGCTGCACGTCAGAGTATTTAGCATCTCGTCCTAAGCTGTTAATGTATAGTTTGGAGAAGAGAGTGATTCCTAGATAtaaggtcctgaaaattttacATGGCAAGCGTCTCAACAGCGGTCTTGGGTTGTACTCTGCTGCTTGCATGACGCCATCGACGTTTATGAAAGAAGTAGTGTTGCCTTACAAGGATAAACTACCCCTTCTATATGGATCATGCATGAAAAGCGTCCAATGA
- the LOC107793249 gene encoding uncharacterized protein LOC107793249 encodes MLVRISKFRHIGNNAYLFSSVGFSTDEAISTTTKNPFLSDYLIKSLGFSREEANSATAKLNSMKLPKNPDLVIKFFQEICLERTDIKKLVSITPQLLFSDVNRTLKPKFQCLIEFGLSGSDLVNLFRSDVRALFRGVDSHFRPNLEYLRKLFSSEECLVKAIKKSPWLLAPNGPKQINPKILLLQRFGFSNPKIEKLLVQKPRVVLQKTGWLEEKLHRVEKDLQISPKSGMFFYGVIALVSVSNSTVKRKMGIFRSCGWCDLDIMTVFRKQPLCLVMSEAKIQRALDFFMGELGYKPEHLVCNPAVLMLSLDKRVISRNDVLKVLEGKKLNQKVSFLRALRLSECMFRSIFVLPYKDEVPNLYESYMTSVRR; translated from the exons ATGCTAGTTCGAATATCTAAATTTCGACATATTGGCAACAACGCTTACCTCTTCAGTTCAGTGGGATTTTCTACAGATGAAGCAATTTCTACCACCACCAAG AACCCTTTCTTGTCAGACTACCTCATCAAATCACTGGGATTCTCTAGAGAGGAAGCGAATTCTGCAACTGCCAAGTTAAACAGCATGAAACTCCCTAAGAATCCTGATTTGGTAATCAAATTCTTTCAAGAGATTTGTTTAGAACGGACAGACATCAAGAAGTTAGTTTCTATTACCCCACAGCTGCTTTTTTCTGATGTAAACAGGACTCTTAAACCCAAATTTCAGTGTCTAATAGAATTTGGGTTGTCTGGATCCGACCTAGTAAATCTCTTCAGATCGGACGTACGAGCTCTGTTTCGAGGAGTAGATTCTCATTTCAGGCCTAATTTGGAGTATCTTAGGAAACTATTTAGTAGTGAAGAATGTTTGGTTAAAGCTATAAAGAAATCACCTTGGTTACTTGCTCCAAATGGTCCAAAACAAATCAATCCCAAAATATTGTTGTTGCAAAGGTTTGGTTTTTCAAATCCCAAAATCGAGAAGCTTTTAGTTCAGAAACCACGGGTAGTTTTGCAAAAAACTGGGTGGCTGGAAGAGAAATTGCACAGAGTTGAAAAGGATTTACAGATTTCTCCAAAATCTGGAATGTTTTTCTATGGAGTTATTGCACTTGTTTCAGTTAGTAACTCAACAGTGAAAAGGAAAATGGGAATTTTCCGGAGTTGTGGATGGTGTGATCTGGATATAATGACTGTGTTCAGAAAGCAACCTCTCTGTTTGGTTATGTCGGAAGCTAAAATTCAGCGAGCATTGGACTTTTTCATGGGGGAACTCGGATacaaaccggaacacttggtttgTAATCCTGCGGTTCTAATGCTTAGCTTGGACAAGAGAGTGATTTCTAGAAATGATGTACTGAAAGTTTTAGAGGGGAAGAAGCTGAATCAGAAAGTATCTTTTTTGAGAGCTTTACGTCTATCTGAATGTATGTTTCGTTCAATATTCGTGCTTCCTTACAAGGATGAGGTACCTAATCTATATGAGTCATATATGACTTCCGTGAGACGTTAG